In Penicillium oxalicum strain HP7-1 chromosome I, whole genome shotgun sequence, a single window of DNA contains:
- a CDS encoding Versiconal hemiacetal acetate reductase has translation MSDQKMEYTRLGKSGLKISKIVLGTMGFGSKQWQDWVLDEEESLKVIEYAYKQGINTWDTADIYSHGRSEEVVGKALKKLEIPRDRVVIMTKCFFGVDDQGKFPPIMASARNEGEFVNRVGLSRKHIFDAVDASVKRLGTYIDVLQIHRLDRETPREEIMKALNDVVESGKVRYIGASSMAAWEFQTLQNIAARHGWHQFISMQNYHNLIAREEEREMIPYCLDTGVGLIPWSPIARGVLARPWGSRSTVRENSDGALKALVRSRETEADKAIVDRVEELAGKKGVTMAQIALAWSLSHPNECPIVGLHSAERIDEAVASLKVQLSPEEIKYLEEPYIPKSIAALER, from the exons ATGTCCGATCAGAAAATGGAATATACACG ACTTGGAAAGTCGGGATTGAAGATTTCCAAGATCGTCTTGGGAACCATGGGCTTCGGTAGCAAACAGTGGCAAGACTGGGTtctcgatgaggaagagtCCCTGAAAGTGATCGAGTACGCATACAAGCAGGGCATCAACACCTGGGATACG GCGGATATCTACTCCCACGGTCGATCCGAGGAGGTTGTGGGCAAGGCATTGAAAAAGCTCGAGATCCCCCGTGACCGTGTGGTGATCATGACCAAATGCTTTTTCGGCGTTGACGACCAGGGTAAATTCCCACCCATCATGGCGTCCGCGAGAAATGAAGGCGAGTTTGTCAACCGCGTGGGTCTTTCTCGAAAGCACATCTTCGATGCCGTGGATGCTAGCGTCAAGCGTCTGGGTACCTACATCGATGTGCTGCAAATCCACCGTCTCGACCGTGAGACCCCTCGCGAAGAGATCATGAAGGCCCTGAATGATGTGGTTGAGAGCGGCAAGGTCCGATACATTGGTGCCAGTTCT ATGGCAGCTTGGGAGTTCCAAACCTTGCAGAACATTGCCGCTCGTCATGGCTGGCACCAGTTCATTAGCATGCAGAACTACCACAACCTGATTGCCCGTGAGGAAGAGCGGGAGATGATTCCGTATTGTCTTGACACTGGCGTCGGGCTGATTCCTTGGTCCCCTATCGCTCGCGGTGTGCTTGCCCGTCCTTGGGGGTCCCGTTCCACCGTGCGTGAGAACTCCGACGGGGCTCTGAAGGCCTTGGTTCGCAGCCGTGAAACCGAGGCCGACAAGGCCATCGTGGACCGAGTCGAGGAGCTGGCCGGCAAGAAAGGTGTGACTATGGCTCAGATTGCTTTGGCATGGTCACTGAGTCACCCGAACGAGTGCCCCATCGTTGGTCTTCACAGTGCTGAGCGTATCGATGAGGCCGTTGCCAGTCTCAAGGTCCAGTTATCTCCTGAGGAGATCAAATATCTGGAGGAGCCGTACATTCCCAAGTCAATCGCTGCTTTGGAGCGGTAA
- a CDS encoding Inosine triphosphate pyrophosphatase, which produces MKACTFVTGNPNKVIEVTAILGDTIPIRTLALDLPEIQGSLEEIARDKCRRATQIVDGPVIVEDSALEFYAMNSLPGPYIKYFLEALGNDGLNKLLAPYEDKSADAVCTFAYSSGPDHVPIVFQGRLHGTIVPARGPPVFGVYGIAVCNIWIKG; this is translated from the exons aTGAAGGCCTGCACATTTGTCACGGGCAACCCCAACAAGGTGATCGAGGTAACCGCTATTCTGGGAGACACGATTCCAATTCGCACTCTCGCGCTGGATCTCCCCGAAATTCAAGGATCGCTAGAAGAAATTGCACGAGACAAATGTCGACGGGCGACACAGATT GTGGATGGACCCGTGATTGTCGAGGACTCTGCATTAGAGTTTTATGCGATGAATAGTCTTCCGGGACCGTACAT CAAATACTTCCTCGAAGCGCTCGGAAACGATGGCTTGAACAAACTATTGGCTCCGTACGAGGATAAAAGTGCGGATGCTGTCTGCACTTTTGCGTATTCCTCGGGACCCGACCATGTGCCGATCGTTTTTCAGGGACGACTTCAT GGTACAATTGTGCCGGCAAGAGGGCCGCCCGTATTCGGTGTGTACGGTATCGCTGTGTGCAATATTTGGATCAAAGGCTAA